In one Corallococcus sp. EGB genomic region, the following are encoded:
- a CDS encoding sigma-54 dependent transcriptional regulator has product MTDATTPVPRGRILVVDDQRNMRATTALLLRAEGYTVSEAATGEEALILLARERVDLLLTDLKMEPMDGLTLLKRAVEVAPRLQVIMMTAFGSIESAVEAMRMGAYDYVTKPFKEGELRYRVERALERAKLQAAVDNFATEFNERHGLSALVGRSQAMRELTTRLLRVAQSDATVLIQGESGTGKELVARALHAHSRRSRQPFVPVNCAAISETLLETELFGHAKGAFTGAVKARRGLFEEADNGTLFIDEVTETSPTFQSKLLRTLQDGEVRRVGESTALRVDVRIAAATNRDIELEVKEKRFRQDLYYRLNVVLLRVPPLRERLEDVPALAQHFLDRANARSPRPRRLSEAAVEHLMTYRFPGNVRELENLVEQAAALAEGDELLPEDFPLRPQGRVLPAAAPAPESTGLPPTDVARPGGAEASGPTLAEVVEDAERRAILQALERHGVDLARVADELGVSSTTLWRKMKRLNLRPPAGARE; this is encoded by the coding sequence ATGACCGACGCGACCACACCGGTTCCCCGAGGACGCATCCTCGTGGTGGACGACCAGCGCAACATGCGCGCCACCACCGCCCTGCTCCTGCGCGCGGAGGGCTACACCGTCTCCGAAGCCGCCACCGGCGAGGAGGCGCTCATCCTGCTCGCGAGGGAGCGCGTGGACCTGCTCCTCACGGACCTGAAGATGGAGCCCATGGACGGGCTCACGCTGCTCAAGCGCGCGGTGGAGGTGGCCCCGCGCCTCCAGGTCATCATGATGACGGCCTTCGGCTCCATCGAGAGCGCGGTGGAGGCCATGCGCATGGGGGCGTACGACTACGTCACCAAGCCCTTCAAGGAAGGCGAGCTGCGCTACCGCGTGGAGCGGGCCCTGGAGCGCGCCAAGCTCCAGGCGGCGGTGGACAACTTCGCCACGGAGTTCAACGAGCGCCACGGCCTGTCCGCGCTGGTGGGCCGCAGCCAGGCCATGCGCGAGCTCACCACGCGCCTGCTGCGCGTGGCCCAGAGCGACGCCACCGTCCTCATCCAGGGCGAGAGCGGCACGGGCAAGGAGCTGGTGGCCCGCGCCCTCCACGCGCACAGCCGCCGCAGCCGCCAGCCCTTCGTGCCCGTCAACTGCGCGGCCATCAGTGAGACGCTGCTGGAGACCGAGCTCTTCGGCCATGCCAAGGGCGCCTTCACGGGTGCGGTGAAGGCGCGCCGCGGCCTCTTCGAGGAGGCGGACAACGGCACGCTCTTCATCGACGAGGTGACGGAGACGAGCCCCACCTTCCAGTCCAAGCTCCTGCGCACGCTCCAGGACGGCGAGGTGCGCCGCGTGGGCGAGTCCACCGCGCTGCGCGTGGACGTGAGGATCGCCGCCGCCACCAACCGCGACATCGAGCTGGAGGTGAAGGAGAAGCGCTTCCGCCAGGACCTCTACTACCGCCTCAACGTGGTGCTCTTGCGCGTGCCCCCGCTGCGCGAGCGCCTGGAGGACGTGCCCGCGCTGGCGCAGCACTTCCTGGACCGCGCCAACGCCCGCAGCCCCCGGCCCCGGCGCCTGTCCGAAGCCGCCGTGGAGCACCTGATGACGTACCGCTTCCCCGGCAACGTGCGCGAGCTGGAGAACCTGGTGGAGCAGGCCGCCGCGCTGGCGGAAGGGGACGAGCTGCTCCCCGAGGACTTCCCGCTGCGCCCCCAGGGCCGCGTGCTCCCCGCCGCCGCGCCCGCGCCTGAATCCACGGGCCTGCCCCCCACCGACGTCGCGCGTCCTGGCGGCGCGGAGGCCTCGGGGCCCACGCTGGCGGAGGTGGTGGAGGACGCGGAGCGCCGCGCCATCCTCCAGGCGCTGGAGCGCCACGGCGTGGACCTGGCCCGCGTGGCGGACGAGCTGGGCGTGTCCTCCACCACGCTGTGGCGCAAGATGAAGCGCCTCAACCTGCGGCCTCCCGCCGGGGCCCGCGAATAG
- a CDS encoding NADH-quinone oxidoreductase subunit N, whose product MNLPNLTLADFLPLLPAIIMVVAASVLLLSEVFLSATASRGYQAVLTVVAAVASSAVAVGLMFEPPHEVFLGFGVLDPFSSFLTLVVSVGLGLAALSAVGFLRRRGAERGEFYALMLFASAGMSLLAMSSEFITIFVNIEVLSIATYALTAYLRRGTRPSEAGFKYFILGAFSSAILLYGTALLYGATGTTKLNDIAGPLQQALSTTPALVYVGAVLIAAGFAFKVAAVPFHMWTPDVYEGAPTPVTALMSAGVKAAAFASLVRVFVTVGKGMDPKLPLMLFATLALLTMIAGNLMAIPQRNVKRMLAYSSIAHAGYLLLGVAALFVAAPGEHFRLLSASSLSGGTPLDVARSDALRGILYYLLAYTFSAAGAFAMVSALERREDEEKGTAWDLERFAGLAQRRPGWAFAMAAFMLSLGGIPPTVGFMSKLLIFQAAIDVGLVGLTVVAVLSSAAGAYYYLRVVVYMFMHPVPEGAQPLERNWGTEAALVIATVAVVLLGILPGHVTDWLAQAGTLFGQ is encoded by the coding sequence ATGAACCTGCCAAATCTCACCCTGGCGGATTTCCTTCCCCTGCTGCCCGCCATCATCATGGTGGTGGCGGCCTCCGTCCTGCTGTTGTCGGAGGTGTTCCTCTCCGCGACGGCGTCCCGCGGCTACCAGGCGGTGCTCACCGTCGTGGCGGCGGTGGCCAGCAGCGCCGTGGCCGTGGGCCTGATGTTCGAGCCGCCCCACGAGGTGTTCCTCGGCTTCGGCGTGCTGGACCCCTTCTCCAGCTTCCTCACCCTGGTGGTGAGCGTGGGCCTGGGGCTGGCGGCGCTCAGCGCGGTGGGCTTCCTGCGCCGTCGTGGCGCGGAGCGCGGTGAGTTCTACGCGCTGATGCTCTTCGCCTCGGCGGGCATGAGCCTGCTGGCGATGTCGTCGGAGTTCATCACCATCTTCGTCAACATCGAGGTGCTCTCCATCGCGACGTACGCGCTGACGGCGTACCTGCGCCGCGGCACGCGCCCCAGCGAGGCGGGCTTCAAGTACTTCATCCTGGGCGCCTTCTCCTCCGCCATCCTGCTGTACGGCACGGCGCTCCTGTACGGCGCCACGGGCACCACGAAGCTCAACGACATCGCCGGGCCGCTGCAGCAGGCGCTGTCCACCACGCCGGCGCTCGTCTACGTGGGCGCGGTGCTCATCGCCGCGGGCTTCGCGTTCAAGGTGGCGGCCGTGCCGTTCCACATGTGGACGCCGGACGTGTACGAGGGCGCCCCCACCCCGGTGACGGCCCTCATGAGCGCGGGCGTGAAGGCGGCCGCGTTCGCGTCGCTGGTGCGCGTGTTCGTCACGGTGGGCAAGGGCATGGACCCCAAGCTGCCGCTGATGCTCTTCGCCACGCTGGCGCTGCTCACGATGATCGCCGGCAACCTGATGGCCATCCCGCAGCGCAACGTGAAGCGCATGCTGGCGTACTCCTCCATCGCGCACGCGGGCTACCTGCTCTTGGGCGTGGCGGCGCTGTTCGTCGCGGCCCCGGGCGAGCACTTCCGCCTGCTGTCCGCGTCGTCGCTGTCCGGTGGCACGCCGCTGGACGTGGCCCGCTCGGACGCGCTGCGCGGCATCCTGTACTACCTGCTGGCGTACACCTTCAGCGCGGCGGGCGCCTTCGCCATGGTCTCCGCGCTCGAGCGCCGTGAGGACGAGGAGAAGGGAACCGCGTGGGACCTGGAGCGCTTCGCGGGCCTCGCGCAGCGCCGTCCGGGTTGGGCGTTCGCCATGGCGGCCTTCATGCTGTCGCTGGGCGGCATCCCCCCCACCGTGGGCTTCATGAGCAAGCTGCTCATCTTCCAGGCCGCCATCGACGTGGGCCTGGTGGGCCTCACCGTGGTGGCGGTGCTCAGCAGCGCGGCCGGCGCGTATTACTACCTGCGCGTCGTGGTCTACATGTTCATGCACCCCGTCCCCGAGGGCGCCCAGCCGCTGGAGCGCAACTGGGGCACGGAGGCCGCGCTCGTCATCGCCACCGTCGCCGTCGTGCTGCTGGGCATCCTCCCCGGCCACGTCACCGACTGGCTCGCCCAGGCCGGCACGCTGTTCGGCCAGTAG
- a CDS encoding NuoM family protein — MSFFDTHLLNVVIYLPLVFAALVLMLPASEHGQVRAITFVGMLLDLAFGVWAYFRFDPSGAEFQMEYRVPWFQQFGMSYHLGVDGLAVSLLLLTVFLGPLVVLASTTYIQHRIKEFHLALLVLQTTMLGALASMDVLLFYIFFEAMLIPMYLMVGVWGAEDRRMAAVKFFLYTLVGSLLMLVAIVAVYFISGPAGTRSFDYGQLYNNLLAANQQLAACTNGAAGDCASLTGLAATLHTYGPWMFAAFALAFAIKVPMWPVHTWLPDAHVQAPVAGSMILAGVMLKMGTYGFWRFAIPLFPVAAHAARPFLAVLAVIGIVYGALMCLAQRDIKKLIAYSSVSHLGYCMLGLLAVTGEGATGSAYQMLNHGISTGALFLLFGFLYERRHTRLMSDYGGIAKVMPVFTAAFVIITFSSVAVPGTNGFIGEFLVLMGTFKSSLGLGFGAFATLGVILGAAYMLWMVQKVFFGSITHRENQHLRDMNVREMLTVAPFIVLVAVMGLMPQPFLDRIAPSTDRYVARASVGAPGATPAKDAQLRVEVMSLPSTAAAARPSVPAPLAARE, encoded by the coding sequence ATGAGCTTCTTCGACACCCACCTGTTGAACGTCGTCATCTACCTGCCGCTCGTCTTCGCGGCGCTGGTGCTGATGCTGCCTGCCAGCGAGCATGGCCAGGTCCGCGCCATCACCTTCGTGGGCATGCTGCTGGACCTCGCGTTCGGCGTCTGGGCGTACTTCCGCTTCGACCCGTCCGGCGCCGAGTTCCAGATGGAGTACCGCGTCCCGTGGTTCCAGCAGTTCGGGATGAGCTACCACCTGGGCGTGGACGGCCTGGCGGTGAGCCTGCTGCTCCTGACGGTGTTCCTGGGCCCGCTGGTGGTGCTCGCCTCCACCACGTACATCCAGCACCGCATCAAGGAGTTCCACCTGGCGCTGCTGGTGCTCCAGACGACGATGCTGGGCGCGCTGGCGTCCATGGACGTCCTGCTCTTCTACATCTTCTTCGAGGCCATGCTCATCCCCATGTACCTGATGGTGGGTGTGTGGGGCGCCGAGGATCGCCGCATGGCGGCGGTGAAGTTCTTCCTCTACACGCTGGTCGGCTCGCTGCTGATGCTGGTGGCCATCGTGGCCGTGTACTTCATCAGCGGTCCGGCGGGGACGCGCTCGTTCGACTACGGGCAGCTCTACAACAACCTGCTCGCCGCCAACCAGCAGCTGGCCGCGTGCACCAACGGGGCGGCGGGCGACTGCGCGTCGCTCACGGGGCTGGCCGCCACGCTGCACACCTACGGGCCGTGGATGTTCGCCGCGTTCGCGCTGGCGTTCGCCATCAAGGTCCCCATGTGGCCGGTGCACACCTGGTTGCCGGACGCGCACGTGCAGGCGCCGGTGGCGGGCTCCATGATCCTGGCCGGCGTGATGCTGAAGATGGGCACCTACGGCTTCTGGCGCTTCGCGATTCCGCTCTTCCCGGTGGCGGCGCACGCGGCCCGTCCGTTCCTCGCGGTGCTGGCGGTGATTGGCATCGTGTACGGCGCGCTGATGTGCCTGGCGCAGCGGGACATCAAGAAGCTCATCGCGTACTCGTCCGTCAGCCACCTGGGCTACTGCATGCTGGGCCTGCTCGCCGTCACCGGCGAGGGCGCCACGGGCAGCGCGTACCAGATGCTCAACCACGGCATCTCCACGGGCGCGCTGTTCCTCCTGTTCGGCTTCCTCTATGAGCGCCGCCACACGCGCCTGATGTCGGACTACGGCGGCATCGCCAAGGTGATGCCGGTGTTCACCGCGGCGTTCGTCATCATCACCTTCTCGTCGGTGGCGGTGCCGGGCACCAACGGCTTCATCGGCGAGTTCCTGGTGCTGATGGGCACGTTCAAGAGCAGCCTGGGCCTGGGCTTCGGCGCGTTCGCCACGCTGGGCGTCATCCTGGGCGCGGCGTACATGCTGTGGATGGTGCAGAAGGTGTTCTTCGGCAGCATCACGCACCGGGAGAACCAGCACCTGCGCGACATGAACGTGCGCGAGATGCTCACCGTGGCCCCCTTCATCGTGCTGGTGGCGGTGATGGGCCTGATGCCGCAGCCCTTCCTGGACCGCATCGCTCCGTCCACGGACCGCTACGTGGCGCGCGCCAGCGTGGGCGCTCCGGGCGCCACCCCGGCGAAGGACGCCCAGCTGCGCGTGGAGGTGATGTCGCTGCCCTCCACCGCCGCCGCGGCCCGCCCCTCCGTTCCCGCGCCGCTCGCCGCTCGCGAGTAG
- the nuoL gene encoding NADH-quinone oxidoreductase subunit L → MDGIVEFFRTAPIPPEVFSPSLGLIILLPLLGAFVCGVFGKWLGRANVHLVACSAIAGAFVLSVLAFWATSDAAGGRVVSMANPFGIERDTIRYAIAHDYGTWFAAGDFRVNFGLLVDHLSGILLLIITGVGFLIHLYSTSYMEHDDGYWRFFAYLNLFVAAMLTLVMADNLVLLFVGWEGVGMASYLLIGFWYTDSAKAWAGRKAFVTNRIGDFAFLIATFLLILTVGAFNRQADPRDYNAAGSSRDRYALGLSQKGPVTFKGLEKMALALPEGTGGSVSLATPIESGPLAGYTFGGVMTTALLLFLLGAAGKSAQLPLYVWLPDAMAGPTPVSALIHAATMVTAGVYLFCRMSSLLVLSPTAMATIAIVGALTSLLAALIAFAQDDIKKVLAYSTVSQLGIMFMGVGMGVFWAAEMHLMTHAFFKACLFLGAGSVMHGNGDETDIKKLGGLWKEMKWTHATFLVSTLAITGIFPLMSGFFSKDAIFHGVHHNHLHGLEWVSTFVYVMGLLITASTAFYMSRVYLLTFTGKRSPEAKLAHAHESSWHMTLPLVILAFLAFVTFVYALPLMPRPGGGTQPVFENFLSPVLRPAETVARVAETVHLDTSSPSVGDYVFAWMWALAGGAAAAFAYLKFFPSRVGQPVPAFARAVRRTAQNKFYVDELYEFILIRPVKFVAYVLFRVVDALVIDTVLVRGTAYVTEKVGLGLRRLQTGDAQTYAAIMALAILSGAVYALVQVLS, encoded by the coding sequence ATGGACGGAATCGTCGAATTCTTCAGAACGGCACCCATCCCCCCGGAGGTGTTCTCGCCCTCGCTGGGGTTGATCATCCTGCTGCCTCTTCTGGGCGCGTTCGTGTGCGGCGTGTTCGGCAAGTGGCTGGGCCGGGCCAACGTGCACCTGGTGGCGTGCTCCGCCATCGCCGGCGCCTTCGTGCTGAGCGTGCTCGCCTTCTGGGCCACCAGCGACGCGGCGGGCGGCCGCGTGGTGAGCATGGCCAACCCGTTCGGCATCGAGCGGGACACCATCCGCTACGCCATCGCGCACGACTACGGGACGTGGTTCGCCGCCGGTGACTTCCGGGTGAACTTCGGCCTGCTGGTGGACCACCTGTCCGGCATCCTGCTGCTCATCATCACCGGCGTCGGCTTCCTCATCCACCTGTACTCCACCAGCTACATGGAGCACGACGACGGGTACTGGCGCTTCTTCGCGTACCTGAACCTCTTCGTCGCCGCGATGCTCACGCTGGTGATGGCCGACAACCTGGTCCTGCTCTTCGTGGGCTGGGAGGGCGTCGGCATGGCCAGCTACCTGCTCATCGGCTTCTGGTACACGGACAGCGCGAAGGCGTGGGCGGGCCGCAAGGCGTTCGTCACCAACCGCATCGGTGACTTCGCGTTCCTCATCGCCACGTTCCTGCTCATCCTCACGGTGGGCGCCTTCAACCGCCAGGCGGATCCGCGCGACTACAACGCCGCGGGCAGCAGCCGGGACCGCTACGCGCTGGGCCTCTCCCAGAAGGGCCCCGTCACCTTCAAGGGCCTGGAGAAGATGGCCCTGGCCCTGCCGGAGGGCACGGGCGGCTCGGTGTCCCTGGCCACGCCCATCGAGTCCGGGCCGCTGGCCGGCTACACCTTCGGCGGCGTGATGACCACGGCGCTGCTGCTGTTCCTCCTGGGCGCCGCGGGCAAGAGCGCGCAGCTGCCGCTGTACGTGTGGCTGCCGGACGCGATGGCCGGCCCGACGCCGGTGTCCGCGCTCATCCACGCCGCCACGATGGTGACCGCGGGCGTGTACCTCTTCTGCCGCATGAGCTCGCTGCTCGTGCTCTCCCCCACCGCCATGGCGACCATCGCCATCGTGGGCGCGCTCACGTCGCTCCTGGCGGCGCTCATCGCCTTCGCGCAGGACGACATCAAGAAGGTGCTCGCCTACTCCACGGTGTCCCAGCTGGGCATCATGTTCATGGGCGTGGGCATGGGCGTCTTCTGGGCCGCCGAGATGCACCTGATGACGCACGCGTTCTTCAAGGCCTGCCTCTTCCTGGGCGCCGGCAGCGTGATGCACGGCAACGGGGACGAGACGGACATCAAGAAGCTGGGCGGACTGTGGAAGGAGATGAAGTGGACGCACGCCACGTTCCTCGTCTCCACGCTGGCCATCACGGGCATCTTCCCCCTCATGTCCGGCTTCTTCTCCAAGGACGCCATCTTCCACGGCGTGCACCACAACCACCTGCACGGGCTGGAGTGGGTCTCCACCTTCGTCTACGTGATGGGCCTGCTCATCACCGCGTCCACGGCGTTCTACATGTCGCGCGTCTACCTGCTGACCTTCACGGGCAAGCGGTCCCCGGAGGCGAAGCTGGCGCACGCGCACGAGAGCTCGTGGCACATGACGCTGCCGCTGGTCATCCTGGCGTTCCTGGCCTTCGTGACCTTCGTCTACGCCCTGCCCCTGATGCCCCGCCCGGGCGGCGGGACGCAGCCGGTGTTCGAGAACTTCCTGTCCCCGGTGCTGCGCCCGGCGGAGACGGTGGCCCGCGTGGCGGAGACGGTGCACCTGGACACCAGCTCGCCGTCCGTCGGGGACTACGTCTTCGCGTGGATGTGGGCGCTCGCGGGCGGCGCGGCGGCGGCGTTCGCCTACCTGAAGTTCTTCCCCTCGCGGGTGGGCCAGCCCGTGCCGGCGTTCGCGCGCGCGGTGCGCCGCACGGCGCAGAACAAGTTCTACGTGGATGAGCTCTACGAGTTCATCCTCATCCGGCCGGTGAAGTTCGTGGCCTACGTCCTCTTCCGCGTGGTGGACGCGCTCGTCATCGACACGGTGCTGGTGCGCGGCACCGCGTACGTCACGGAGAAGGTGGGCCTCGGGCTGCGCCGGCTCCAGACGGGCGACGCCCAGACCTACGCCGCCATCATGGCGCTCGCCATCCTGAGCGGCGCGGTCTACGCCCTCGTGCAGGTGCTTTCATGA
- the nuoK gene encoding NADH-quinone oxidoreductase subunit NuoK, which produces MVPITYYLLLAAALFCMGMFGVLVRTNALVVFMCVELMLNAVNLTFLAFARMHGEGTGHVSAFFVIAVAAAEAAIGLAIVIAVFRSRGSVNVDDIRTMKH; this is translated from the coding sequence ATGGTCCCCATCACCTACTACCTCCTGCTGGCCGCGGCCCTCTTCTGCATGGGCATGTTCGGTGTGCTGGTGCGCACCAACGCGCTGGTCGTCTTCATGTGCGTGGAGCTGATGCTCAACGCGGTCAACCTCACGTTCCTGGCCTTCGCGCGCATGCACGGTGAAGGCACCGGGCACGTTTCCGCTTTCTTCGTCATCGCCGTGGCGGCCGCGGAAGCGGCCATCGGTCTGGCCATCGTCATCGCGGTCTTCCGCAGTCGCGGGTCCGTGAACGTCGACGACATCCGGACGATGAAGCACTAA
- a CDS encoding NADH-quinone oxidoreductase subunit J, with translation MNIELVLFGVFAVMTLLSAGLVITARSPINSAMALVSTFFFLAGIYVLLWAHTVAAVQVLVYAGAIMVLFLFVIMLLNLGDAPHRGKPSATRLLGGASALGLLAVLGVTLGRLNAQPAALDAKSQAAFGTMASIGETIFTTWLLPFEAVSLLLLVAMVGAVVVAKSRI, from the coding sequence TTGAACATCGAATTGGTCCTCTTCGGCGTTTTCGCCGTCATGACGCTGCTGTCGGCGGGGCTGGTCATCACCGCGCGGAGCCCCATCAACTCCGCCATGGCCCTGGTGTCGACGTTCTTCTTCCTGGCCGGCATCTACGTGCTGCTCTGGGCGCACACGGTGGCCGCCGTGCAGGTGCTCGTCTACGCGGGCGCCATCATGGTGCTCTTCCTCTTCGTCATCATGCTGCTCAACCTGGGTGACGCCCCCCACCGTGGGAAGCCTTCCGCGACGCGGCTGTTGGGCGGCGCCTCCGCGCTGGGCCTCCTGGCCGTGCTGGGCGTGACGCTGGGCCGGCTGAACGCGCAGCCCGCGGCGCTGGACGCCAAGAGCCAGGCGGCGTTCGGCACCATGGCGTCCATCGGCGAGACCATCTTCACCACCTGGCTGCTGCCCTTCGAAGCGGTCAGCCTGCTCCTGCTGGTGGCCATGGTGGGCGCGGTGGTGGTGGCCAAGTCCCGCATCTGA